A region of Toxorhynchites rutilus septentrionalis strain SRP chromosome 1, ASM2978413v1, whole genome shotgun sequence DNA encodes the following proteins:
- the LOC129762089 gene encoding uncharacterized protein K02A2.6-like, with protein sequence MASNDDGQNSVDPTGVINNQRQQNQPIIPVPAVHYQQQFIPVSAAQQQQYAPFPPHQPQAQVGSDVFVQILQMMQQQHREMMTQLIQQQQQSDEKHERFLRTIASSINVQVPPNPEQILDSLAGNIKEFRFEADSNVTFAAWYSRYDDLFEKDAARLDGEAKVRLLLRKLGASEHERYVSYILPKLPKNFSFLETVAKLKSLFGAKESVISRRYRCLQIAKNPAEDHVAFACRVNKACVEFELGKLSEEQFKCLVYVCGLKSENDVEIRTRLLTKIEERNDVTLEQLSEECQRLYNLKHDSAMIESPSTYDQVQAIRKFGGKRYEKRDRESPKHPSSDTDRKPNSPCWFCGGFHYVRDCRYKSHKCSECGQFGHREGYCASAKPRKTGRRRRKQPVSAKVVVVDVCSVQQRRRYVSVGFSGTKIRLQLDTASDITVISREIWRSIGSPALSSATVKAKTASGSILSLDGEFECDVTIGSSTRRELIRVTEKQLQLLGSDLVDSFNLWAVPMDTFCCHVSGTPVSTGALKSSFPEVFSEKLGLCTRTKVKLELKENVRPVFCPKRPVAYAMYDTVDRELDRLEKLDIITPVDYSEWAAPIVVVRKSNGSIRICGDYSTGLNAALQSQQYPLPLPDDIFAKLAKCKIFSQIDLSDAFLQVEVDEQYRSLLTINTHRGLYLYNRLPPGLKIAPGAFQQLIDTMLAGLKGTSGYLDDVIVGGETEEEHDLNLRGVLKRIQDFGFTIRVDKCSFRKQQIRYLGHIVDSRGLRPDPAKIEAITKLPPPADVSGVRSFLGAINYYGKFVPNMRMLRYPLDNLLKVETKFSWSPECQKAFDRFKQILSSDLLLTHYDPKREIIVSADASSVGLGATISHRFPDGTIKVVQHASRALTKAEQGYSQPDREGLAIIFAVTKFHKMLFGRHFRLQTDHRPLLRIFGSKKGIPVYTANRLQRFALNLLLYDFEIEYVSTEKFGNADLLSRLIDQHIKPEEDYVIASLNLEEDIRSVVINTVKVLPLNFRVVAQSTQADPLLRQVHRYVQNGWPQSTLDGSELRRFQSRQESLSVVDGCILFAERLVIPSLHRKRCLEQLHRGHPGMQRMKAIARSYVYWPTLDADIVSFVKACQQCAYVARSPPHSPPVPWPKSTAPWQRVHVDFAGPIEGDYYLLAIDSFSKWPEIIRTTRITSAATISILRGLFARLGMPVTLVSDNGTQFTSAEFADFCASNGIEHLTTAPFHPQSNGQAERFVDTFKRAVKKIREGRGSIEEALDVFLLTYRSTPSRALPDQKSPSEIMFGRKIRTCLELLRPPPVRVPVPTDDDRKQPRSFNRNETVYAKLYGRTGWKWAPGVVVEKIGDVMYNVWVEDRRMLRTHINQLRSRLAAGAIPKQPTVHATLNQHSLPLDILLDAWDLPSQSPGPSSPEPVSSAERTMVDSGPTLATSTPRHEVSAFVPSSASSSSTTTTPTSTEFESAVEVELAVDIPRRSSRLRRPPVRFDPYHLY encoded by the coding sequence ATGGCGAGCAACGACGACGGACAGAATAGTGTTGACCCCACGGGTGTGATAAACAATCAACGGCAACAAAACCAGCCGATTATCCCCGTGCCGGCGGTCCACTATCAGCAGCAGTTTATTCCCGTCTCTGCCGCCCAGCAACAGCAGTACGCGCCCTTCCCGCCCCACCAACCGCAAGCACAGGTCGGTAGCGATGTGTTCGTGCAAATTTTGCAAATgatgcagcagcagcaccgAGAGATGATGACCCAGCTgattcaacagcagcagcaaagtGATGAGAAGCATGAACGCTTTCTCCGTACGATCGCATCGTCAATCAACGTGCAGGTACCACCGAATCCGGAACAGATTCTTGACTCTTTGGCCGGCAACATCAAGGAATTCCGGTTCGAGGCCGACTCCAACGTGACGTTTGCGGCTTGGTACTCGAGATACGACGATCTCTTCGAGAAGGATGCTGCTAGATTGGACGGTGAAGCAAAAGTTCGTCTTCTTTTGCGAAAGCTGGGTGCATCGGAGCACGAACGGTATGTGAGTTACATTCTGCCTAAACTTCCGAAAAATTTTAGCTTCCTGGAAACAGTGGCCAAGCTCAAGAGCCTGTTCGGAGCAAAAGAATCGGTGATCAGCCGTCGCTACCGATGCCTGCAGATAGCGAAAAATCCTGCAGAGGACCATGTGGCATTCGCTTGCCGCGTAAACAAGGCTTGCGTGGAGTTTGAGCTGGGTAAGCTCTCGGAGGAGCAATTCAAGTGCTTGGTCTACGTGTGTGGTTTAAAATCGGAGAACGACGTCGAGATTCGCACCCGCCTCCTCACGAAAATAGAAGAGAGAAATGACGTGACGTTGGAGCAGCTTTCGGAGGAGTGTCAGCGACTGTACAACCTGAAGCACGACAGCGCCATGATCGAATCTCCGTCCACGTATGACCAAGTACAAGCGATAAGAAAATTTGGTGGGAAGCGGTACGAAAAGCGTGACCGTGAGTCACCGAAACATCCTTCCAGTGACACCGACAGGAAACCAAATTCGCCATGTTGGTTTTGCGGTGGATTCCACTACGTTCGGGACTGTAGATACAAGAGCCACAAGTGTTCCGAATGTGGCCAGTTCGGGCATCGTGAGGGGTACTGTGCCAGTGCCAAACCCCGAAAAACTGGAAGGAGGCGCAGGAAGCAACCAGTGTCCGCCAAGGTGGTGGTCGTCGATGTGTGCAGTGTGCAGCAACGACGCAGATATGTCTCCGTGGGCTTTTCCGGAACAAAAATTCGCCTGCAACTCGACACCGCCTCAGACATCACCGTCATTAGCAGGGAGATTTGGCGGAGCATTGGCAGTCCTGCGTTATCGTCAGCAACGGTGAAGGCGAAGACGGCATCTGGCAGCATACTATCGCTCGATGGGGAGTTCGAGTGCGACGTCACCATCGGAAGCAGTACACGACGTGAGCTCATCCGTGTAACCGAGAAGCAGCTGCAGTTACTCGGATCCGATTTGGTCGACAGTTTCAACCTTTGGGCCGTCCCTATGGACACCTTCTGTTGCCACGTGTCTGGAACGCCAGTGTCGACAGGTGCACTCAAGTCGTCTTTTCCAGAGGTCTTCAGCGAGAAGCTCGGCTTGTGCACCAGAACAAAAGTGAAGTTGGAGTTGAAAGAAAACGTTCGACCCGTCTTCTGTCCGAAGCGTCCGGTAGCTTACGCTATGTATGATACCGTTGATCGCGAGCTCGACCGGCTAGAGAAATTGGACATCATCACCCCGGTCGATTATTCGGAGTGGGCCGCTCCGATCGTCGTAGTCCGCAAGTCCAATGGCTCCATCAGGATTTGCGGAGACTACTCAACGGGTCTGAATGCAGCTCTCCAATCACAGCAGTATCCACTTCCACTTCCGGATGACATCTTCGCCAAGCTGGCTAAGTGTAAAATCTTCAGCCAGATAGATTTGTCCGACGCCTTCTTACAGGTGGAAGTTGACGAGCAGTACCGTAGTTTGCTGACGATCAATACGCATCGTGGTCTCTACCTCTACAACCGCCTGCCGCCGGGTTTGAAGATCGCGCCTGGCGCATTTCAGCAGCTCATCGACACAATGTTAGCCGGACTGAAGGGCACTTCTGGCTACCTCGATGACGTCATCGTCGGCGGAGAAACTGAAGAGGAGCACGACCTCAATCTACGGGGTGTCCTGAAGCGAATCCAAGATTTCGGATTCACGATTCGTGTTGACAAGTGTTCGTTTCGCAAGCAGCAAATCCGATACTTGGGGCACATCGTCGACAGTCGCGGGTTGCGACCAGATCCGGCGAAAATCGAGGCGATCACCAAGCTGCCGCCTCCAGCCGATGTATCCGGTGTGCGATCGTTTTTGGGGGCCATCAACTACTACGGCAAGTTCGTCCCCAACATGCGCATGCTACGCTACCCGCTCGACAATCTCCTCAAGGTGGAGACGAAGTTCAGCTGGAGTCcggagtgccagaaagcgttcgACCGGTTCAAGCAGATTCTCTCGTCGGATCTTCTCCTCACACACTACGATCCGAAGCGGGAAATCATCGTTTCTGCTGACGCTTCATCCGTTGGACTTGGGGCTACCATTAGCCATAGGTTCCCAGATGGAACCATCAAGGTGGTCCAACATGCATCCAGGGCGCTCACGAAGGCAGAACAGGGCTACAGTCAGCCCGATCGCGAAGGTCTGGCCATCATCTTCGCCGTCACGAAGTTCCACAAAATGCTCTTCGGACGGCACTTCCGTTTGCAAACCGATCATCGCCCGCTGCTTCGTATCTTCGGCTCTAAGAAGGGAATTCCAGTGTACACTGCGAACCGCCTGCAACGCTTCGCCCTCAACTTGCTGCTCTACGACTTTGAGATCGAGTACGTGTCCACTGAGAAGTTCGGCAACGCAGACCTGCTCTCCCGGTTGATCGACCAGCACATCAAGCCTGAAGAGGACTACGTCATCGCGAGTCTCAATCTGGAAGAGGATATTAGGTCAGTAGTAATCAATACGGTTAAAGTGTTGCCTCTCAATTTCAGAGTCGTTGCGCAAAGCACCCAAGCAGATCCGCTGCTCCGTCAAGTCCACCGCTACGTTCAGAACGGCTGGCCCCAGTCAACACTCGATGGGTCAGAACTTCGCCGGTTCCAATCAAGGCAGGAATCGCTCTCTGTGGTGGATGGGTGTATTTTGTTTGCCGAACGACTCGTCATTCCGTCGCTGCATCGGAAACGGTGCCTCGAACAGCTGCACCGTGGCCATCCGGGCATGCAGCGAATGAAAGCCATCGCTAGGAGCTACGTGTACTGGCCTACGTTGGATGCCGACATCGTCAGCTTCGTCAAGGCATGCCAGCAGTGTGCGTATGTAGCTCGATCACCTCCTCACTCTCCACCGGTGCCGTGGCCCAAATCGACCGCTCCGTGGCAACGCGTCCACGTCGACTTCGCCGGTCCAATCGAAGGCGACTACTACCTGCTCGCTATCGATTCGTTCTCTAAGTGGCCCGAGATCATCCGAACGACCCGCATCACCTCTGCTGCGACCATCAGCATCTTGCGTGGGTTGTTCGCGCGGCTGGGTATGCCCGTAACCTTGGTCAGTGACAACGGTACCCAGTTTACCAGCGCCGAATTCGCCGATTTCTGCGCTTCCAATGGCATCGAGCACCTTACGACAGCACCGTTTCATCCACAATCAAATGGCCAGGCGGAACGATTTGTGGATACCTTCAAGCGAGCCGTCAAGAAAATTCGAGAGGGGAGAGGATCCATTGAAGAAGCACTGGATGTCTTCTTGCTGACGTACCGAAGCACGCCCAGTCGTGCTCTGCCGGATCAGAAGTCGCCATCTGAGATCATGTTTGGTCGCAAAATCCGAACGTGTCTCGAGCTTCTGCGTCCACCACCGGTACGTGTCCCAGTACCAACCGACGATGACCGCAAGCAACCGAGGTCCTTCAACCGAAACGAGACCGTGTACGCCAAACTATATGGTCGTACCGGTTGGAAGTGGGCTCCTGGTGTCGTCGTCGAGAAGATCGGAGACGTTATGTACAACGTGTGGGTCGAAGATCGCCGAATGCTACGCACGCATATCAACCAACTTCGGAGTCGCCTTGCTGCTGGCGCGATACCGAAGCAACCCACTGTACATGCCACCTTAAACCAACATTCGCTGCCGCTGGACATTTTGCTGGATGCCTGGGATCTCCCAAGCCAATCACCAGGTCCATCTTCACCAGAGCCTGTCTCCAGTGCTGAGAGAACCATGGTAGATTCCGGGCCGACTCTTGCAACGTCTACGCCACGTCATGAGGTCTCGGCGTTCGTCCCGTCATCAGCATCGtcatcatcaacaacaacaacgccaACATCGACAGAGTTCGAGTCCGCTGTCGAAGTAGAACTAGCTGTAGACATCCCTAGGCGCTCTTCACGACTACGAAGACCGCCAGTAAGGTTTGATCCGTATCACCTCTATTAA